The Triticum aestivum cultivar Chinese Spring chromosome 3A, IWGSC CS RefSeq v2.1, whole genome shotgun sequence genome includes a region encoding these proteins:
- the LOC123060927 gene encoding 60S ribosomal protein L18a-like protein, giving the protein MSGDEVAKAKAAAAAGGGVGEYGTFHGPPSYPPPRPPVGYPQPAPPPGLHGQREPNSRHRGGYQAGNAQDYEAGARGHRHDRLPCCGIGMGWFLFILGFFLGAIPWYVGAFLLWCSRVDYREKPGYVACTIAAVLATIAVIIGATAGAHVY; this is encoded by the exons ATGAGCGGGGACGAGGTTGCGAaggccaaggctgccgccgcggccggcggcggcgtAGGGGAGTACGGGACGTTCCACGGTCCGCCCAGCTACCCGCCCCCGCGCCCGCCCGTCGGGTACCCGcagcccgccccgccgcccggcctcCACGGCCAGCGAGAGCCCAACTCGCGCCACCGCGGCGGGTACCAGGCCGGGAACG CTCAAGATTACGAAGCTGGTGCCCGTGGACATAGACATGACCGCCTTCCATGCTGCGGTATTGGTATGGGCTGGTTTCT ATTCATACTCGGTTTCTTTCTTGGTGCCATCCCCTGGTATGTCGGAGCATTTCTGTTGTGGTGTTCCAGAGTGGATTACAGGGAGAAACCAGGATATGTGGCATGCACAATAGCG GCTGTCCTTGCTACAATTGCcgtcatcatcggggcaactgctGGAGCTCACGTTTATTGA
- the LOC123060925 gene encoding dephospho-CoA kinase isoform X1 encodes MRLVGLTGGIASGKSTVSGLFKSAGVPVVDADIVARNVVQKGTGGWKKIVKTFGNDILLENGEIDRALLGQIVFSDPAKRKLLNRLLAPHISFGIFWEILKLWVKGCTVISVDIPLLFETKMDRWTNPVVVVWVDPKTQIERLMLRDGCSEEQAQNRISSQLALDWKKSEADIVINNSGLLEDTKEQFREVLKQVSAPLTWKERMRSRDGFLSIVMCTAAGVLLARKNLV; translated from the exons ATGAGACTGGTCGGCTTGACGGGTGGAATTGCTTCGGGGAAGAGCACCGTCTCTGGCCTCTTCAAATCCGCCGGCGTCCCTGTCGTCGACGCCGACATTGTGGCTCGG AATGTAGTGCAGAAAGGTACTGGAGGTTGGAAGAAGATTGTAAAAACTTTTGGAAATGACATATTATTGGAAAATGGAGAAATCGACAGAGCTCTCTTAGGTCAGATTGTTTTCTCTGATCCAGCAAAAAGGAAACTTCTAAACCG TCTTCTGGCCCCACATATTTCATTTGGTATATTTTGGGAGATACTAAAACTGTGGGTGAAGGGATGCACGGTTATCAGTGTCGACATCCCGCTGTTGTTCGAGACAAAGATGGACCGATGGACGAACCCAGTGGTTGTTGTATGGGTGGATCCCAAAACACAGATTGAGAGGCTCATGTTAAGAGATGGGTGCAGCGAGGAACAAGCTCAGAACAGGATCAGCTCACAGCTTGCGCTGGACTGGAAGAAGTCCGAAGCCGATATAGTGATCAACAATTCTGGCTTACTGGAGGACACAAAAGAACAGTTCCGAGAAGTATTGAAGCAAGTCTCTGCTCCCTTGACATGGAAGGAGCGCATGAGATCCAGGGATGGCTTTCTGTCTATCGTCATGTGCACGGCAGCGGGGGTTTTACTTGCTCGGAAGAATCTGGTATGA
- the LOC123060925 gene encoding dephospho-CoA kinase isoform X2 — protein MHLQNVVQKGTGGWKKIVKTFGNDILLENGEIDRALLGQIVFSDPAKRKLLNRLLAPHISFGIFWEILKLWVKGCTVISVDIPLLFETKMDRWTNPVVVVWVDPKTQIERLMLRDGCSEEQAQNRISSQLALDWKKSEADIVINNSGLLEDTKEQFREVLKQVSAPLTWKERMRSRDGFLSIVMCTAAGVLLARKNLV, from the exons ATGCATTTACAGAATGTAGTGCAGAAAGGTACTGGAGGTTGGAAGAAGATTGTAAAAACTTTTGGAAATGACATATTATTGGAAAATGGAGAAATCGACAGAGCTCTCTTAGGTCAGATTGTTTTCTCTGATCCAGCAAAAAGGAAACTTCTAAACCG TCTTCTGGCCCCACATATTTCATTTGGTATATTTTGGGAGATACTAAAACTGTGGGTGAAGGGATGCACGGTTATCAGTGTCGACATCCCGCTGTTGTTCGAGACAAAGATGGACCGATGGACGAACCCAGTGGTTGTTGTATGGGTGGATCCCAAAACACAGATTGAGAGGCTCATGTTAAGAGATGGGTGCAGCGAGGAACAAGCTCAGAACAGGATCAGCTCACAGCTTGCGCTGGACTGGAAGAAGTCCGAAGCCGATATAGTGATCAACAATTCTGGCTTACTGGAGGACACAAAAGAACAGTTCCGAGAAGTATTGAAGCAAGTCTCTGCTCCCTTGACATGGAAGGAGCGCATGAGATCCAGGGATGGCTTTCTGTCTATCGTCATGTGCACGGCAGCGGGGGTTTTACTTGCTCGGAAGAATCTGGTATGA
- the LOC123056874 gene encoding uncharacterized protein — MRSGCACPRNVHVDTGTTRKSDGASEWVGQEREWFDFLIPHASSLLLSTHLLGFPSFRPPLPPPAPDAATIPAQSGDPRRSSGLGWSSSSSGGGPQRHQRLPRQSNVGRTDVRLRPALAAPPVHPTNKRGLRRRCTTEILFLYAYKTIAENPRRLTRVTPDPEAVPIMFIALQTWNTSSIYYLGNSLHMKKGQPFMDPSQELIWWWLLPLLLSTA; from the exons ATGCGTTCTGGTTGTGCATGT CCTCGCAATGTCCACGTTGACACAGGTACGACAAGAAAATCGGATGGAGCTAGCGAATGGGTTGGGCAGGAGCGCGAATGGTTCGACTTTTTAATCCCACACGCATCCTCTCTCCTTCTTTCCACCCACCTGCTAGGGTTTCCGTCGTTccggccaccgctgccgccgccggcgcccGACGCCGCCACCATCCCGGCTCAAAG CGGCGACCCAAGGAGGAGCTCCGGACTCGGCTGGAGTAGCTCGAGCAGCGGTGGTGGTCCACAACGCCATCAACGTCTTCCTCGGCAGAGCAACGTAGGCCGTACAGACGTCCGGCTCCGTCCTGCTCTAGCGGCGCCGCCTGTCCACCCGACGAACAAAAGAGGATTAAGGAGGAGATGCACGACGGAG ATTTTGTTTCTCTATGCCTACAAGACGATCGCAGAAAATCCAAGAAGATTGACACGAGTGACCCCGGACCCGGAGGCTGTACCAATCATGTTTATAGCACTACAAACTTGGAATACGTCCAGTATTTATTATCTTGGTAATTCACTGCATATGAAGAAAGGACAACCGTTCATGG ACCCATCCCAAGAG CTCATCTGGTGGTGGTTGTTGCCGCTCCTTCTCTCCACGGCGTAG